The Pseudomonas sp. B21-023 genomic interval ACCAGGCTCCGCCTGACTTTCCTGGGATCTCAATTGGCTGATGGCGACAGCAGCACCCAACGCCAATATCGAATTGTCCCCAGACGCCTCCCTTAACCGATTACCTTCACGCATGTACCTGTCGATACGCTCAACACGATCCTGGGTATCCGGAACGCTCCCGATCTTTGCAATAACCTCAGTGGATATACGAATGGAGTGTGAGGTATAGCGAAACGCCTTGAGCCGCTCTTCGATAATTTGGCACACCACTTTCAGGTCAGTTCCCAGCGCCCCGACAAATCCCAGAACCAACTCGGAATCCGCATAGGAATCATCCAGGAAGGACATATTCATAACTTCAGGAGCGTGCGCAAGGTTCTCCATGAGCGGTCGGGCATCGGACAGGGTCTCACCCGCCGGTGACAGCACTCCTTTTACCAATTGTTCCAGTTCCCGGGACGATTCCGGCCTCCCCTGAAAACTCAGTTCACCCGTATTCGGATACCAAGACATCACACCACCACTATGTGTGCGAAACTCATACTGGTTCGGGTTAAGCTCTTTCCATGTTCCAACCTGCGCCAATATTTCCAGGCGCTCCTTCAGCTGTGCGAATGATCCCTCGAAACGCATTCCATGACCTCACCGTTGCCCGTTGGCTTTCGAACCCATACAGGTATAGCTACGAACCATCCTCTTTCCAAGACGGGCAATGCTTGCTAATAAAGTTTCAGCCTTCCGCTAAAACGTAAGAAAATTCGCAATTTGCGTTGCGCCAATGGAAAGGCATAATTATCTCTCCTGTTGAGGTCATGCCCCATGCTCCGTTTGATACTGCTCAGCCTTTCGTTACTAACCGTTTCCGCCCACGCCTCAACGCCCCAGGCCTGGAGCAATCAGCGCCAGCACATGCTCAAGGCCTGCCTGGCCATAAGCCAGTTCAAGGATGCCCACGCTCTGGGCAAACCCGCCGAGTTCGACGACCAGGTCGGTTACAGCGCGCTGCTGATCGAGGGCACCTACCCGCAGAAACACATGCAGAACCGCATCGGCACCGAGCTGTGCCTCTATGATCGCCAGCGCCAGCAGGCCTTCGTCACCGACTGGGAAGTCGGCAAGCGATGAGCGACAGCATTCGGTTCGCCTGCACCGGCTGTGGTAAATGCTGCACCGGTCATCACGTGCCTTTGACCCTGGCCGAGGCCCGGCAGTGGGCGAGTTCCGGCGGCCAGGTGGTGGTGCTGATCGAGGGTTTTCTCGCCGATGGCCTGGGTATGCCGGCCGACCAGCGCGAGCATGTGCTGCGCCGTTCGCACCCGGTGCCGTGCGGTGACGCGCAGTTGCAGGTGTCGGTAACCTTCGCCGCATTCAACCCCGGGCGCTGCCGCAACCTCGATGACAATGACCTGTGCGGTATCTATGAAAGCCGCCCGCTGGTCTGTCGTATCTACCCGGCGGAGATCAACCCGCACCTGCCGCTGCGCCCGGAAAACAAGGACTGCCCGCCCGAGGCCTGGACGCAAGGGCCGGAACTGATTCACGGCAGCCTGCCGGTGGATGAGGCGCTGCGTGCCCTGATCGAG includes:
- a CDS encoding YkgJ family cysteine cluster protein — protein: MSDSIRFACTGCGKCCTGHHVPLTLAEARQWASSGGQVVVLIEGFLADGLGMPADQREHVLRRSHPVPCGDAQLQVSVTFAAFNPGRCRNLDDNDLCGIYESRPLVCRIYPAEINPHLPLRPENKDCPPEAWTQGPELIHGSLPVDEALRALIEASRQADRDDIAAKVAICQALGMTTSALKGNGFTAWLPDMAAFASVLEQAPRAVDGPWAVHVQDEALAAGLQEHRLQVTGEAPVYYAFIGF